The following is a genomic window from Neomonachus schauinslandi chromosome 15, ASM220157v2, whole genome shotgun sequence.
GCAGCTCTGCTGCTTTCCTGGCCCAGGCTCATCATCCGCAACGGAGACAACGTGGAGGCCCCTCCAGTGTATGACTCCTACGAGGTGGAGTACCTGCCCATTGAGGGGCTGCTCAGCTCCGGCCGATACTTCTTCGTGGAGCTCAGCACGGATAGCAGTGGGGCAGCGGCGGGCATGGCCCTGCGCTATGAGGGTGAGCCTGCTGGCGCCTCGTGGGGGTGGAGGGCTCAAGCCTAGGGCCTCTCCTCTTACCCGCCCACCTCCACTCCTTCATGGCTCCTTCCAACTTAGCCCCTGCTCACCTAACACTTAGGccccctccctacccctcccctccaggccttGGGGATTCCTACCCCGTGTTTGCAGGAGACCCCTGCCTGGACCCAGGCTCTCTAGTCCAAGAAAATGAATCCTCTAGAATTTGAAGAGCAAAACAGGCCCCAACTCTTAGAGAAGGAAAATTGCAGCAAGAGACATTCTAGAAccactcatgcatgcatgcatgcattaattcattcattcattcattcactcaaaaaaaccatttattgagtgccctgTGTGTATGAAGCACAAaactaggtgctgggaatacaatGGTGATCAAGCCTGCCTCCCAAGCATGATAGGGTATGGTGCTCTGGGCATACTGCCCCCGCTGCAAGCCTAGGACATGCATTTGTAGTCAGGAAGATAAAGGCCTTGGGGCGGGAGGCAGAAGGACGTCTGTCCCGTTTGGCCTGGCTGAGGCTAAGCTGGGCTGGGCCCCCTGATTTGCAGCCTTCCAGCAGGGCCACTGCTATGAGCCCTTTGTCAAATACGGCAACTTCAGCAGCAGCGCCCCCTCCTACCCCGTGGGCACCACCGTGGAGTTCAGCTGCGACCCTGGCTACACCTTGGAGCAGGGCTCTATCATCATCGAGTGCATTGACCCCCACGACCCCCAGTGGAATGAGACAGAGCCAGCCTGCCGAGGTCAGTAGGTACCTGTGGATGGGCCccccctggggggcagggagcagggtgggggaccAGAGCcagtggcagagcctggggcaCAGGGGCCATGCGATGTGTGAGATTCAAGCTTCACCCCCCGCCAGAGGAGGTGGGGGCTCCCGGCCATGGGTCAGCACTCCTGTGGGCAGGTGGCAGCCCCAGGACATAGCACTGGGAGGGGGGATGTGGAGGGGACGCACCTCCCGGGCCTCCCCTGCCTTCCAGCTGTGTGCAGTGGGGAGATCACAGACTCCGCTGGTGTGGTGCTCTCCCCCAACTGGCCGGAGCCTTACAGCCGCGGGCAGGACTGCATCTGGGGCGTGCACGTGGAAGAGGACAAGCGCGTCCTGCTGGACGTCCGAGTGTGAGTGCCCGCTGGGCAAGGCCAAGCCGGCTCCTGAGCTCTGGGGCCATGTCTGGCCCAGCCCCGCCTGGAGTCCCCAGGCCCGCCCTCCCTGACAGTCCTCCTCCGCAGGCTGCGCATAGGCCCTGGTGATGTGCTTACCTTCTATGATGGGGATGACCTGACGGCCCGGGTCCTGGGCCAGTACTCAGGGCCCCGTGGCCACTTCAAGCTCTTTACCTCCATGGCCGACGTCACCATACAGTTCCAGTCAGACCCTGGGGCTTCGGTGCTGGGCTACCAACAGGGCTTTGTCATCCACTTCTTTGGTGAGCTTGTTGCCCCTGCCTTGCCCTACTGCCCCGGGGAAGGGGATGCCCGAATATGGATCCCAAAGCATGGCGAGTCAGACAGGCCAGGGCAATGAGCCTGAGTGCTCTGATCCAGCAAGGGAAAGCTGGGAAAGCTCCAGGTATCCTCTCccctgaaagaagccagtttaTTTCTCCATCTTCCCTGAGGGCCCAGTGAAAGGGAGCCTTCCGTTGCAGCAAGAGAGATTTGGGTAGGCAGCGGGAAGACCTTCGTcacaaaaataagaaactaagGAAAGGGGTTTGTTTCTATCTCCTGACCATCTTGAACGAAAGTGACAATTTGCCCACCCTACCCGGCCCTCTCTCTCAGGACTGGGGAACCGGCCAACATGCTTTTGAAAGTAAAGCCAAAGCCGAAATGATAACCCAGGAAACTCAGAGACAGAATGATGTCAGGGACAGGCAAGGAGGGGCGCTTGAGCAGGAAGGAATGCGTTGCTGGGCCTGTTCAGGCTGAGGAAGGCTAGCACAGTCGCTTCAGTGCTGGCTGAGGGCCTCTGTCTTGCTGCCCCTGTGCCCCCCAGAGGTGCCCCGCAATGACACATGTCCGGAGCTGCCTGAGATCCCCAATGGCTGGAAGAGCCCATCTCAGCCTGAGCTGGTACATGGCACGGTCGTCACTTACCAGTGCTACCCTGGCTACCAGGTGGTAGGATCCAGTGTCCTCATGTGCCAGTGGGACCTAACCTGGAGTGAGGACCTGCCTTCCTGCCAGAGAGGTGAGTCGACCTGTTCCCCGTGTTCCCCTCCTCAGTGCAAGATACGAGCCTCTCTCCTCGATTCTGAACCAGACTTCAGCTGTTACCAGCTAGTGCCCTTGAACTTTCTCTATCTCTcgtagcctcagtttcctcacctatgagATGGGATGATACCTTTTCAAAGGGTTATCCACCAAGCACTTCAGATATTCCCTCCCTGGGAGATGGCCAGTGTTTGTTGATTCTCATGGATAGGAAGGGGACAAATGAGGGATGCACCAGCCAAACGGCAAGGACAGATAATAGGCAGCAGAGCCACGTGTCAGGAAGATATTGGCTGGCTTGGAACAAAGCCAGGGTGGACTGGCTTTTGTTGAGTTCTACCTGGGCTCCTTTCCCATAGTGACTTCCTGCCGTGACCCTGGGGATGTGGAGCACAGCCGACGCCTCATATCTAGCCCCAAATTTCCCGTGGGGGCCACCGTGCAGTATATCTGCGACCAGGGTTTTGTACTGACTGGTAGTACCATCCTCACCTGCCACGACCGTCAAGCCAGCAGCCCCAAGTGGAGCGACCGGGCCCCCAAGTGTCTCTGTAAGTGCCGGATGGGTGGAAGGGGAAGCCTCTGAAAGGAGACAAAAGATGCCACCTCTGGAGGCTAAGGACCTGGCGCCCTCACTGGGCTCTGCCAACTTTGCAGTGCAACAGCTCAAGCCGTGCCACGGCCTCAGCGCCCCAGAGAATGGTGCCCACAGTCCAGAGAAGCGGCTTCACCCAGCAGGGGCTACTGTCCACTTCTCATGTGCCCCAGGCTATGTGCTGAAGGGCCAAGCCAGCATCAAGTGTGTGCCCGGACACCCTTCACATTGGAGTGACCCCCCACCCATCTGTAGGGCTGGTGAGTGTTCTGCTACCCTCAAAACTCCTGtctgccctggggcgcctgggtggcactgtCGGTtgagtgactcttggttttggctcgggttgggatcttagggttgtgggatcagaccccatgtcgggctctgagctcagagtGAAGTCTGCTtacaattctctctccctctccctctgcccctcctgctatgctctctctctctcaaataaataaatcttaaaaaaataaaaaataaaaagccaaaactcCTGCCTGTCCCACAGGGCTGCTCTAGCAGAGCGTCTAGCAAAGATGCCAAGTGTGGAACCCCCTGCCCACACCCACTTCATGTTACCCTTAGTCTCTCCAGTCTCTGCCAGATCCTTCTGACCTGGTGACACCAAGACAAATGCTGGTGGGGGCTCCCCTTAGACAAATCCTTCCCATGATCAGTCTACTCCCTGCCTTAGTGGTTTGGCCCATTGGTCTCACCTCTGCCCTTGGCCCTCCCCTCTTGTTCCAGCCTCTCTGGATGGGTTCTACAGCGGCCGCAGCCTGGATGGTGAGCCCCCCTTTGAGGGCCAGGGAAATAGTCTCCCTGCCCCTGGCTCTCACAGCTCCCAGGCC
Proteins encoded in this region:
- the SEZ6 gene encoding seizure protein 6 homolog isoform X2, producing the protein MAAAPTQPQARERPWSLESERPVLRITAPLPPVPSPGPGERPSTTPPSRAWTPTQEGPGDMGRPWAPEVRSQTLGLGMEGAIMTSTASGDDEETTTAITTVQPPGPCSWNFSGPEGSLDSPTAPSSPTDAGLDCFYYITVYPGYGVEIKVQNISLREGETVTVEGLGGPDPLPLANQSFLLRGQVIRSPTHQAALRFQSLPPPAGPGTFHFHYQAYLLSCHFPRRPAYGAVTVTSLHPGGSARFRCVTGYQLKGARLLTCLNATQPFWDFQEPVCIAACGGVTRNATTGRLISPGFPGNYSHNLTCHWLLEAPEGQRLHLHFEKVSLAEDDDRLIIRNGDNVEAPPVYDSYEVEYLPIEGLLSSGRYFFVELSTDSSGAAAGMALRYEAFQQGHCYEPFVKYGNFSSSAPSYPVGTTVEFSCDPGYTLEQGSIIIECIDPHDPQWNETEPACRAVCSGEITDSAGVVLSPNWPEPYSRGQDCIWGVHVEEDKRVLLDVRVLRIGPGDVLTFYDGDDLTARVLGQYSGPRGHFKLFTSMADVTIQFQSDPGASVLGYQQGFVIHFFEVPRNDTCPELPEIPNGWKSPSQPELVHGTVVTYQCYPGYQVVGSSVLMCQWDLTWSEDLPSCQRVTSCRDPGDVEHSRRLISSPKFPVGATVQYICDQGFVLTGSTILTCHDRQASSPKWSDRAPKCLLQQLKPCHGLSAPENGAHSPEKRLHPAGATVHFSCAPGYVLKGQASIKCVPGHPSHWSDPPPICRAASLDGFYSGRSLDVAKAPAASSTLDAAHIAAAIFLPLVVMALLVGGVYLYFSRLQGKSPLRLPRTRPRPYDRITVESAFDNPTYETGETKEYEVSI
- the SEZ6 gene encoding seizure protein 6 homolog isoform X1; amino-acid sequence: MAAAPTQPQARERPWSLESERPVLRITAPLPPVPSPGPGERPSTTPPSRAWTPTQEGPGDMGRPWAPEVRSQTLGLGMEGAIMTSTASGDDEETTTAITTVQPPGPCSWNFSGPEGSLDSPTAPSSPTDAGLDCFYYITVYPGYGVEIKVQNISLREGETVTVEGLGGPDPLPLANQSFLLRGQVIRSPTHQAALRFQSLPPPAGPGTFHFHYQAYLLSCHFPRRPAYGAVTVTSLHPGGSARFRCVTGYQLKGARLLTCLNATQPFWDFQEPVCIAACGGVTRNATTGRLISPGFPGNYSHNLTCHWLLEAPEGQRLHLHFEKVSLAEDDDRLIIRNGDNVEAPPVYDSYEVEYLPIEGLLSSGRYFFVELSTDSSGAAAGMALRYEAFQQGHCYEPFVKYGNFSSSAPSYPVGTTVEFSCDPGYTLEQGSIIIECIDPHDPQWNETEPACRAVCSGEITDSAGVVLSPNWPEPYSRGQDCIWGVHVEEDKRVLLDVRVLRIGPGDVLTFYDGDDLTARVLGQYSGPRGHFKLFTSMADVTIQFQSDPGASVLGYQQGFVIHFFEVPRNDTCPELPEIPNGWKSPSQPELVHGTVVTYQCYPGYQVVGSSVLMCQWDLTWSEDLPSCQRVTSCRDPGDVEHSRRLISSPKFPVGATVQYICDQGFVLTGSTILTCHDRQASSPKWSDRAPKCLLQQLKPCHGLSAPENGAHSPEKRLHPAGATVHFSCAPGYVLKGQASIKCVPGHPSHWSDPPPICRAASLDGFYSGRSLDVAKAPAASSTLDAAHIAAAIFLPLVVMALLVGGVYLYFSRLQGKSPLRLPRTRPRPYDRITVESAFDNPTYETGSLYFAGDKRI